Proteins from one candidate division KSB1 bacterium genomic window:
- a CDS encoding 2-hydroxyacyl-CoA dehydratase family protein — translation MSSEKSNNDGIVGRGNRDGARLFREWFTELNECSERGEGAAYVFVMGSLNEILKTFDLPVVFPEINSLQTAVRKVAPEFLNAAEEYGYSPDICGYVKADVAVQLKGGQHPMGKIPKPRLAVLTNACNTYIKWAEIWERMYHVPIFTLDIPATRAAGTQSWPGDPDFERDRRYVAEQIQELITLCEQITGRKFDIDKFREVLGYANDMSRGWKQTLEFNQASPAVFNALTDGTIYLGVANGFRGTAAGSAFFKDLVDEMAYKAAHGIGTLEDEKFRLVFVGVPCYPIFRRFNEFFSNWGGVFVHSTYLWFAAGGTNLGFEYDLRNPIDSLAAGVLISVRDAMDSMFHQDQAILSMTQLFHIDGVVYHPIKSCRTVSTGLADGRRYLMSKKDIPTLFIESDMMDQRVVSEAQMKNRIDAFFEGLNSRRQMAG, via the coding sequence ATGTCATCCGAAAAAAGTAATAATGACGGAATTGTTGGCAGAGGCAATCGCGACGGTGCCAGGCTCTTTCGCGAGTGGTTCACGGAATTAAACGAATGCAGCGAGCGCGGTGAAGGCGCGGCGTATGTGTTCGTCATGGGTAGCCTCAATGAGATTCTCAAAACTTTCGATCTGCCTGTTGTATTTCCCGAGATCAATTCCTTGCAAACCGCCGTGCGAAAAGTGGCACCAGAGTTTCTCAATGCAGCGGAAGAATATGGCTACTCGCCGGATATTTGCGGCTACGTTAAAGCCGACGTGGCGGTGCAGTTGAAAGGCGGGCAGCATCCGATGGGTAAAATTCCCAAACCCCGTCTCGCCGTGCTGACCAACGCTTGCAACACCTACATCAAGTGGGCCGAGATTTGGGAGCGCATGTATCACGTTCCGATTTTCACCCTTGACATTCCGGCCACGCGCGCCGCGGGCACACAGTCGTGGCCGGGCGATCCGGATTTTGAGCGTGATCGCCGCTACGTCGCAGAGCAAATACAAGAATTGATCACGCTTTGCGAGCAAATCACCGGCAGGAAATTCGACATCGACAAGTTTCGCGAAGTGTTGGGGTATGCCAACGACATGAGCCGCGGTTGGAAGCAAACGCTTGAATTCAACCAAGCCTCTCCCGCCGTGTTCAACGCGCTCACTGATGGTACGATTTATCTCGGCGTGGCCAACGGCTTTCGCGGCACCGCTGCAGGAAGCGCGTTCTTCAAAGACCTCGTCGATGAAATGGCATACAAAGCGGCGCACGGCATCGGCACGTTGGAGGATGAGAAATTCCGGCTGGTGTTTGTCGGCGTGCCGTGCTATCCGATCTTTCGCCGCTTCAACGAATTTTTCTCCAACTGGGGCGGCGTGTTCGTGCACTCCACTTACTTGTGGTTCGCTGCCGGCGGCACCAATCTCGGGTTCGAATACGACTTGCGCAACCCCATTGACAGTCTCGCCGCCGGCGTGTTGATCAGCGTGCGCGATGCGATGGACAGCATGTTTCATCAAGATCAGGCAATTCTGTCGATGACCCAACTTTTTCACATCGATGGCGTGGTTTATCATCCCATCAAAAGCTGCCGCACTGTATCCACCGGCCTTGCCGACGGCCGCCGCTACTTGATGTCGAAAAAGGACATTCCCACGCTGTTCATCGAATCCGACATGATGGATCAGCGTGTGGTTTCGGAAGCGCAGATGAAGAATCGCATCGATGCGTTTTTTGAGGGGTTGAATTCGCGCCGGCAGATGGCTGGATGA
- a CDS encoding 2-hydroxyacyl-CoA dehydratase family protein, protein MEKTRLFTGWEQKPLEEILSLCRDMVEDSEHPTVRRWRESGGKVVGHFQVYFPEEIAHAAGLLPVKICGAQVEGMEAESHFGSYLCSIIKTSLELALTKKVELDMFVTHPICDAARNLAAIWGRNFSYKCQILYLPQNPNSHYSIKYLRDEYERLKGDIETIAGRKVTDVDLCRSLAVYNESRTLMRELYAIKRETPWLLAADEAFVLIALAGFLPREEYNEFLRAVLPMIKSRPLKKQDKMRVVFEGGFCELPPVDLLQTIAQSCYVVDDDLLIGLRYILEDVPLNGDPLFNLAEAYIEKSSYSPVQHDLRKPKEKMLLDRVKQSGAEAVILAAAKMCEPGLEEQVTYSKALDAEHIPYFITEFEENQTTFEHLGIQLETFVENILFD, encoded by the coding sequence ATGGAAAAAACGCGGCTGTTTACTGGTTGGGAGCAAAAGCCATTAGAAGAGATTCTGAGCCTCTGCCGCGACATGGTCGAAGATTCCGAACATCCCACGGTTCGCCGCTGGCGCGAGAGCGGCGGCAAAGTCGTGGGACATTTTCAAGTCTACTTCCCCGAAGAAATCGCGCACGCGGCGGGGTTGCTGCCGGTCAAAATTTGCGGCGCGCAAGTCGAGGGCATGGAAGCCGAGTCGCATTTTGGTTCGTATTTATGCTCAATCATCAAAACTTCGCTCGAGCTGGCGCTGACGAAGAAGGTCGAACTCGACATGTTCGTCACGCATCCCATCTGTGATGCCGCGCGCAATCTCGCGGCGATTTGGGGTCGCAACTTTTCCTACAAATGCCAGATTCTTTATTTACCGCAAAATCCCAATTCGCATTATTCAATCAAGTATCTTCGCGATGAATATGAAAGACTGAAAGGCGACATCGAAACCATTGCAGGCCGCAAAGTTACGGATGTCGATTTATGCCGTTCGCTTGCGGTTTATAATGAAAGCCGCACGCTGATGCGCGAGTTGTACGCCATCAAACGCGAAACACCGTGGCTGCTCGCCGCGGACGAAGCGTTTGTGCTGATCGCGCTCGCCGGATTTCTGCCGCGCGAGGAGTACAACGAATTTCTGCGCGCGGTTCTGCCGATGATTAAATCGCGCCCGCTGAAAAAGCAGGACAAAATGCGCGTGGTGTTCGAAGGCGGCTTCTGCGAGCTGCCGCCGGTCGATCTCTTGCAAACCATCGCGCAATCGTGTTACGTTGTCGATGACGATCTGTTGATCGGGCTGCGCTACATTCTCGAAGATGTTCCGCTGAATGGCGATCCGTTGTTTAATTTGGCGGAAGCGTACATCGAAAAATCGTCTTACAGCCCGGTGCAGCACGATCTGCGCAAGCCCAAGGAAAAAATGCTGCTCGACCGCGTCAAGCAATCCGGCGCCGAGGCCGTGATTCTCGCCGCCGCCAAAATGTGCGAGCCGGGCTTGGAAGAACAGGTCACTTACAGTAAGGCGCTCGACGCTGAGCACATTCCTTATTTCATCACCGAGTTTGAAGAGAATCAAACGACCTTCGAGCATCTGGGGATTCAATTGGAAACATTTGTGGAAAATATTCTCTTTGATTAA
- a CDS encoding SDR family oxidoreductase: MLKLDFTNQVAVITGGSGGIGLATAKLFIEAGGRVVCVDMRPPEEALANCRFIKADVSDFNAVQECTNNTLAEEKNVDCLINNAGISRDAPVWKMAEAAWDAVLAVNLKGAFNFIHHLAPHFRERRRGKIVNVSSINGLRGKFGLANYAASKAGLIGLTKTVAKELGRYNVNVNAVAPGYILTPLTQNLPQPILDQALAETVLGRLGRPEDVANVILFLCSELARHITGEVIKIDGGQYI; the protein is encoded by the coding sequence ATGCTGAAGCTGGATTTTACCAATCAAGTTGCCGTCATCACCGGCGGCAGCGGCGGTATTGGACTGGCTACTGCCAAACTCTTTATTGAAGCCGGCGGCCGCGTTGTTTGTGTTGATATGCGGCCTCCAGAAGAAGCGCTTGCCAATTGCCGTTTCATCAAGGCCGACGTGTCTGATTTCAACGCCGTGCAGGAGTGCACCAACAACACTCTCGCCGAGGAAAAAAACGTTGATTGCCTCATCAACAACGCCGGCATCTCGCGCGATGCGCCGGTGTGGAAAATGGCCGAAGCCGCATGGGATGCGGTGCTCGCCGTGAATTTGAAAGGCGCGTTCAATTTTATCCATCATCTTGCGCCGCATTTCCGCGAAAGGCGGCGCGGGAAAATCGTGAACGTTTCTTCAATCAATGGGCTGCGCGGCAAATTCGGTTTGGCCAATTACGCCGCCTCAAAAGCCGGCTTGATTGGATTGACCAAAACCGTGGCAAAGGAATTGGGCCGGTACAACGTGAACGTCAACGCCGTCGCGCCGGGATATATTCTCACGCCGCTCACGCAAAATCTGCCGCAACCAATTTTAGATCAAGCTTTGGCTGAAACCGTGCTGGGAAGATTGGGCCGGCCGGAGGATGTGGCGAATGTGATTCTATTTCTCTGCTCGGAGTTGGCGAGGCATATTACCGGGGAAGTAATAAAAATCGATGGCGGCCAGTACATATAA
- a CDS encoding cupin domain-containing protein, with protein MPSSTAYPSIGWGKEIFQPLVLSENACEFLWTMQPGGAVPEHLHKDCVEHFEVLAGEVTLKLAGKTITARAGETITVPRMTPHSPANKNATDLRCRVWFTPAADQAKFFQIMLFLKSEKIEGMPAVFKAMHISNGLGYKEFSTVRGGLKALEKLMMGWFKLTAPLMGWNKLMQRFAQQEAKAS; from the coding sequence ATGCCGTCATCAACAGCCTATCCCAGCATCGGCTGGGGAAAAGAAATCTTTCAGCCTCTCGTTTTATCAGAAAATGCCTGCGAGTTCCTGTGGACGATGCAGCCCGGCGGCGCAGTGCCGGAACATCTGCACAAGGATTGCGTCGAGCACTTTGAGGTGCTCGCCGGCGAAGTCACGCTCAAGCTCGCCGGCAAAACCATCACCGCGCGCGCGGGTGAGACCATCACGGTACCGCGCATGACGCCGCACAGCCCTGCCAACAAAAACGCGACGGATTTGCGCTGCCGCGTTTGGTTCACGCCCGCGGCAGATCAGGCGAAATTTTTTCAAATCATGCTGTTCCTCAAAAGCGAAAAGATCGAGGGCATGCCCGCGGTCTTCAAAGCCATGCACATCAGCAACGGCCTGGGCTACAAGGAATTCAGCACCGTGCGCGGCGGCTTGAAGGCCTTGGAAAAACTCATGATGGGATGGTTTAAACTGACGGCCCCGCTCATGGGATGGAACAAACTCATGCAGCGATTTGCGCAACAGGAAGCAAAGGCTTCATAA
- a CDS encoding enoyl-CoA hydratase-related protein produces the protein MAEFKKIKSDFSHENQILTLTLNAPKGNVLDREMMTELMTAIKANGSAPSLKALVFQGASDHFSFGASVPEHQKEFAPYMLATFHDLFRTLIAVNKPCIALVRGQCLGGGFELAMFCHWIFASEDAQFGQPEINLAVFPPVASLILPYLIGQSAADDLVLSGRSLTAQEAKQMGVVHFVSADPQAALDEFLAKHILPKSAVALQFAARASRHEMHLAFLKNIDTLEKMYVQELMETADANEGIKAFMEKRKPAWKNQ, from the coding sequence ATGGCAGAATTCAAAAAAATCAAATCAGACTTCTCTCACGAAAATCAAATTCTCACACTCACCCTCAACGCCCCCAAAGGCAATGTCCTCGATCGCGAGATGATGACGGAGCTGATGACAGCCATCAAAGCGAACGGCAGCGCGCCCTCGCTCAAAGCACTCGTGTTTCAAGGCGCGAGCGATCACTTCTCATTCGGCGCCAGCGTGCCGGAGCATCAAAAAGAATTTGCGCCGTACATGCTGGCGACGTTTCATGATTTGTTTCGCACGCTCATCGCCGTCAATAAGCCGTGCATTGCTCTGGTGCGCGGCCAATGCCTCGGCGGCGGGTTTGAATTGGCGATGTTTTGCCATTGGATTTTCGCTTCCGAAGATGCCCAATTCGGCCAGCCGGAAATCAACCTCGCCGTTTTTCCGCCCGTTGCTTCTCTCATCCTGCCATATCTCATTGGGCAATCAGCCGCCGATGATTTAGTACTCAGCGGCCGCTCCCTCACGGCGCAGGAAGCGAAACAGATGGGAGTGGTCCATTTCGTTTCCGCCGATCCGCAGGCCGCGCTGGATGAATTTCTCGCCAAACACATTTTGCCGAAAAGCGCCGTCGCGCTGCAATTTGCCGCGCGCGCCTCGCGTCACGAAATGCATCTTGCCTTTCTAAAAAATATTGATACACTGGAAAAGATGTACGTGCAGGAATTGATGGAAACCGCCGATGCCAACGAGGGCATCAAGGCATTCATGGAAAAACGCAAGCCGGCTTGGAAAAACCAGTAG
- the oah gene encoding 6-oxocyclohex-1-ene-1-carbonyl-CoA hydratase, protein MSTFKDHNLLPDFKFTQVNYELRPCLDQQGKPVEGLYNAWIILNNPEQLNSYTTQMVKEVILAFRTASNARNVVAVVFTGVGHQAFCTGGNTKEYAEYYGGQPEEYRQYMRLFNDMVTAILHCDKPVICRVNGMRIAGGQEIGMACDFSIASDMAMFGQAGPKHGSAPDGGSTDFLPLFVGIENAMLSCTLCEHWSAHKAYRLGLLTEIAPVLKKDGKFISNPLVITDRWIDETGKIIFGELRTGEEKQKAKELISQCEYDLSLLDQAVNRLCTSLMMTVPGCLTKTIESVRKHKLAHWDRNRESNRAWLSMNMLTEGRAGFKAFNEGAKGHREVDFIKLRQLLAQGQRWSDELIEAIMPPRK, encoded by the coding sequence ATGTCAACCTTCAAAGACCACAACCTCCTCCCCGATTTCAAATTTACCCAAGTCAATTATGAATTGCGGCCGTGCCTCGATCAACAAGGCAAACCGGTCGAAGGCTTGTACAATGCTTGGATCATTTTGAACAATCCCGAACAGCTCAACTCCTATACCACGCAAATGGTGAAGGAAGTCATTCTCGCGTTTCGCACCGCCTCGAATGCGCGCAACGTTGTGGCCGTGGTTTTCACCGGCGTCGGGCATCAGGCGTTTTGCACCGGCGGCAACACGAAAGAATACGCCGAATATTATGGCGGCCAGCCGGAGGAATATCGCCAGTACATGCGGCTGTTCAACGACATGGTCACCGCGATTCTGCACTGCGACAAGCCGGTGATCTGCCGGGTCAACGGCATGCGCATCGCCGGCGGACAGGAGATCGGCATGGCCTGCGATTTCTCGATTGCGAGCGACATGGCCATGTTCGGCCAAGCGGGTCCGAAACACGGCTCGGCGCCGGATGGCGGCTCCACGGATTTTCTTCCGCTCTTTGTGGGAATTGAAAATGCGATGTTGAGTTGCACGCTGTGCGAGCATTGGAGCGCGCACAAGGCCTATCGCCTCGGTCTGCTCACCGAGATTGCGCCGGTGTTGAAAAAAGACGGCAAATTCATCTCGAACCCACTCGTGATCACCGACCGCTGGATCGACGAGACCGGCAAAATTATTTTTGGCGAATTGCGCACCGGCGAGGAAAAGCAGAAAGCAAAAGAGTTAATCAGCCAATGTGAGTATGATCTCTCGCTGCTCGATCAAGCCGTCAATCGGCTTTGCACCTCGCTCATGATGACCGTGCCGGGATGCTTGACGAAGACGATTGAGTCCGTGCGCAAACACAAGCTGGCGCATTGGGATCGCAACCGCGAGAGCAACCGCGCGTGGCTGAGCATGAACATGCTCACCGAAGGCCGCGCCGGTTTCAAGGCGTTCAATGAAGGCGCCAAAGGCCATCGCGAAGTGGATTTCATCAAGCTGCGGCAACTGCTCGCGCAAGGCCAGCGCTGGAGCGACGAGCTGATTGAAGCGATCATGCCACCGCGGAAATAG